The Candidatus Binatia bacterium genome window below encodes:
- a CDS encoding helix-turn-helix domain-containing protein gives MLVRENALLNSRDVARLLDMSPDRVNEFARKQILPAFKAGRQWRFRRQDIASFKRQMRGAAAA, from the coding sequence ATGCTTGTAAGAGAAAACGCACTTCTCAACAGTCGCGACGTAGCGAGGCTGCTCGACATGAGCCCTGATCGTGTGAACGAGTTCGCTCGTAAGCAGATTTTGCCGGCTTTCAAAGCGGGAAGACAGTGGCGTTTCCGTAGACAGGACATCGCCTCCTTCAAGCGACAAATGCGGGGCGCCGCGGCTGCCTGA